Genomic DNA from Methylocystis sp. MJC1:
CATTTTGCCGACGCGCCTGAACATCGCTTTGTGCCTATATGTCGCAGTCGCGCGATGCCGGAATTGACCCGCTCAACAGGGGTAGAATCGGTGGTAGCCGAGAAGCGCCCCCAGCGGCTCGCTATGGCGCAATTGCGCGAGCGGACGCGTGAAGAAGTAATTGCTGCCCGAATAGGGGTAGCCGTAGTCGCAAGTCGGGTCCGCCGCCGGCTGATCGCTCGGCGACGCCGCGACGAGCTGCGCGTAGGGCGCATAGAAACGCCGTCCCTCGAATGCGACCGGAACCCATTTGTCGCCGTCGCCAAGAATAATAATCTCGCCGCCGGCCGGGACGGTCAGTGCGATCGGACGCTTGGCGCCGGGCCGGGTTCGCAGATCCACAGGATCATGCAGAGTCAGCGCCTCCGCGGAAGCGGCCCCGAGCGGGGCGGCGAGAGCGAAAACAAAGAACAGTGTGCAAATGAAGCGCCGCATATCGTCTCCTAAGCGTTCCTAAGAACAAATTTGGCGCGCCCATCTGATCGGCTTGCGGGGGCATGTCATTCCCGACGGGCCAAAGGCCCGATCGGGAATCCAGAGCCAGATTAGCGGGCTCTGCTCTGGATTCCCGATTGCTTCGCTGACGCGAAGCCTCGGGAATGACACGCGCGCCCACGATTCCTAATCGTGGCGGACAAGGCGCCAGGACGCCGGCCTGTGCGCCAGCGCAACTTCTCTCTTCCTCACATAGTCTAGAAGAAAACCGGCTCGTCTCAAATGCGGGCGAAGGAGCGCGTCATGGCGAAGGAGAGCATGCCGTCGGGCGGCCTCGACTCCTGTGCGAAGCTGGTCCTATCTTCCTGTCGCGGCGGCTGCGCCGCGCGCGTTTATTACGGTGGCCTCATGCGGCGCATTGCTTTTTCCCTTCTGGCTGCGGGCGCGGCCTATTTCTTCTCCTCCAGCTTCTCCCTCGCCAAGAACAAAATTGCCGAGGTCCGGCCTGCCGCCGCCCCCATCGCGGTCTCGCCAAAAGAGGTCGCGCTCGACAACGACGGCGCGAGCCTGCTGACAATCCCCGCGCCCGGCCGCTACTCGATCCGCGCCAAAAGCTCGACAGGCGCGCGCATCGAGCTCGTCGACATGATCGCCGGGCCGCTCGACTCATCCGGCGCGGCGGGGCTGCGCGACGGGCGCATCGACGCGCTGCTCGACAAGGGCGTCTATAAATTACGCATCGGCGCCGTGAAAAACGCGAGCGGCAAGGCGAGCGTCGCCGTCGAGCCCTTTGCCGAAGTGGAGACGGCGCGTCCGACGCTTGGCCCCGGCGTGACGCAGAGCGGCGAGCTGGGCGATCTGCAGCAGCGCTCCTATGAGCTCAACGTAACCAACGACAAGCCTGTCTATCTGGAGGCCGTCGGCCGCGCCCTGCAGGATCTTCGCGTCTGGCAGGCCGATGGCGCGCTGGCCGATCTCGCCTTCGAGCGCACGACGATCGAGACGCGGCCGGGCCATTCCGTGAACCGCGTACGGCTCGAAGGGAAGCTCCCTGCCGGCCGCTACGTCGTCACCGCCTATGGCGGCGAAAAGCTCGTCTGGCCGGATGGCTCCCCGGCGCAACCGTTTGCGCTGCGCATGGCGGAGCCTGCGCTGCTTGCAGCGGGGGTCGCCGAGGGCGTGATCGGCCCCTTCGGCTCGGCGCGCTTCGAGGCGCCGGCAAGCTATGATTCCTTCCGCCTCGAATTGCCGCAACAAGCCCCGGCGCGCCTTGAGGCGAAACGCGGCGGCGCGCGCGATGTCGCATCTATCGGCAAATCCAGCCGCGCGCCCGTCGCCACGCTTCGTCTTGCCGGCGACAACGTCTCGCCCGCGCGCCTGGAAGTGATCGGCTATGAGGGCCAGCCCTATACCCTGCGCGCCGTTCATCAATCGAACCGCGAGACCTTCGAGGGCGCCGGGCCGCATCTCATTTCCATCGACGTCGCCGGAGAAGGCGGCGACGAGGCGCCGCTCACCGCCCTCTTCGCGCGCATCGAGAGAGACGGGCGCACCCGCGTTCTCGCCTCGGATACGCCGCGCGTCGGCGCCGGCAAGGCCTGGCGCGGCAAGTTCAATCTGCTCGGCCCTGTGTCGCTGCTCTTCGAGGCGACGCGCGACGGCCAGGTGGCGATCGACGCCAAGGGCGTGCGGCTGCATGCGAGCGTCGAGCCGGCGCTGGGCAATCTCGCCCCGCACGCCGCGGCGAAGGATTCGAACGTCTATGATGTGGTCGCGGGCTTTTATCTGCTGACCCTGGAGCCCCTGAACGGCGCCGGCGGGTTGGTCGACGTGACGCTCGGGCCCCCGGGCCTTACCGCACCGCAACCCGCGGCTTTGCCCTCGCGCGCCTCGCTCTCTTTTGGCGAACAACTACTCGAGTCGAACGGGTCTTATCTCATCCTCACGAATGTCGCGCCGCAGCTTCTTACCGGCCCGCGCGTGGTCGCGCTGCCCGCCGATCTCGCCAAGGCGCCGCTCGCGCTGCATCAGGCTGTGGGGCAGGAAATCACGCTCCCCCTGCGCGCGCCCAATGACGGAAATATCGTCGCGCGCGACGCGACGGGCGCCGATGTGCCGCTAACATTCCCACAGGAAAAGACGGAAAAGGATTACCGCATCCTCACGACGACGATCGCGCCCGCCGCCAAGGAGCGCGCGCTCGCCGTCATCTATCTGCCCGAGACGCTCGTCTCCATGCCCGAGACGCCCGACGGCGCCGAGAGCGCCAAGACGCGCGCGGCCTCTGGCCGCCCCGCCTTCTTCGATCTCAAGCGGGATGAAACGAAAAACGTCCCCTTCGATGTCGCGCCGGGCGGGCTCTATCGGCTCGAAACCCTCGGACGCATGAAGACGGCGCTGCGCATCGGTGCGATCATGTCGCCGAAGCTCGCGGAGGGCGAAGCCAACGGCCCTGGCAATAATGCGCTGGTCACGGCCTATCTGCGCGCCGGCGCCTATCGCGCCGTCGTCACAGCAAAAGACTCCGCCGGCCATCTCGGCCTTTCCGTCGCGCACGCGTCGCTGACGCCGACCGCCAAGATCACCGACACGGGCGAGGCGCGCGCAACGCTCGCGCCGGCAAAGGGCGCCATCGTTCCGATCGAGATCACCCGCGCCGGCGATTATCGCCTGGAGCTGTTCAGCCTCACGCAGCAATGGCAGGCGCGTCTCGAAGACGCCGACGGCTGGCCGCTGACCAAGCCCGGCGCCTTCAAGCGCGAGACTGAGCATTTGGAGCCCGGCGCCTATCGCCTCGTCGTGAGCCCCGCCGACGCCGAAGCCAGAATGATTGCGCGCGTGACGCCGATCGTCGCGGCGGCGGCGCTCAACGGCCATGGCCCCCATGCCCTGCCGTTCGAGAAACCCCAGAAGCTGCAGTGGCGCGAGCCGCAGGCGAAGGACGCGCCGCGCGCGCCTGATGTCTGGCGCTTCACGCTTACCGGCGACTCCGACATCGCGCTTTCGATCGGCGAAGGCATGATCGGCGACATCGTGAAGGGCGAAGCCGAGAACATTGGCAAAGTCGTGGGCGATCGTCCCTTCAAGGGCAAGCTCGGCGCCGGCGATTATCGGGTCGAAGCGCGCAGCCTCGCTCATGACGACCGGCTCGATTACGAGATTACGCTGTCATCCGATCAATTGCAGCCCGGCGCGCCGCAGCGCGTCGACCTGCCGGCGACGCTCGACTTCAATCTGGCGAAGGAAAGCGTCGTCGATCTCTCGACCTTCGGCGACAAGGAAACGATCGGCGCCTTGAAGACCGCCGCCGGTGATGTCGTGGAGCGCCTGGAGCCGCGCGCCAACGACTGGAATGTCGCGCTCTCCCGCCGCCTGCCCGCTGGCGCCTACCGGCTGGAGCTCGGAGAACTCGGCGCAACGCGCAAGGCCGCGTCCGACGAAGCGAGCGACACGCCGGCGTCCGACGAGTCGGAAGCGGATTCGGGCGAGGAATCCGCTTCCGCTGATAACGCCGCCTCCGAGGAAAGCCCGCAGGCGGAAAGCGAAGAGGACGACAGCGGCGTCGAGGTTCGTCTCGCCATTATGAGCGAGACGGACGGTGCGCCGCTTGCCGCGACGGGCGAGGCGATTCTGACGGGCGGCGGCGCGCAACGGCTCGCTTTGCCCGCCGCGCCTGCCGGCGCGCTCACGCTCGTCGCCGCGCATTCGACCGCAGAAGTCGCCATTTCCATCGAGCGCCGCGAGGCCAATGGCGACTGGCGCGTGGTCGGCGCCGACCGGGGCCTTGCGCCCGTCGCCACCTGGCCCGCCTCCGTCGACAAAAGCGAGTGGCGCGCGACCGTGTGGCCGGTCGGCGGCGGCGCCGAACCCATCACGATTGCGGCGCGCGCCATCGACCGCCGCGCGCGCAGCCCCGGCGATGTTGCTTTTGAAACGGTGAGCGACATCGCGCCGCAACTCTGCGTCGCCAAGATCGACACGCCCAGCGCCGCGCTCGTCAACGTCACGACGGCCGACTCCCTTATCGCCGGTTCGGCGCAAAGTCGCCCGCTGCGCCCGGTGCGCTCGGGCGTGCTCGCGCCGCAATTGCAGGCGCTGTGGCTGATGACGCGCGACTGCAAGGCGAAGCCCCGCGTCGCCGCTTTCGAATGGCTGGGCGAAGAGGTCGCGCTCGACATCGGCGAAGGCGAACGCGCCTTCCTGCCGCCGCTGGGCGCGCCGCGCGGCAAGACGCGTCTGTGGCTGACGCGCTCGACCTTCGCGCAGCCTGCGATCGACGCCGGAAACGGCATGGGCGTCGCTGAGGGCGCCGCGCTGGCGCTTGCGAACGACGCCGCCCCGCAGTTGTGGAACGCGAGCAACCCCAGCGCCATGCGCGCCACGCTTTCGGCGATCGACGTGGAGACGCGCCCGGCGCTGAACGGCGGCGCGCTGTTTGCGGGCGTCATTCCGCCGATGAGCGCGCAGCCTGTCGAAATGGAGAAATCCGACGCGCCGCTCGCCCTCGACCTCGCCGGCGGCCTCGCGGCCTTCATCGACAAGCGCGGCGTCTTCGGCGATAGCGCGTCCGTCTCGCGCACACTCAACGGCGTGGGTTCGCGCGTGCTGCTCGTCAACACGACGAGTGCGCCGCTGCCCGCCCGCATTGCGCGCGCGGCCGATGCAGGCGTCACTCTCAATACAAAGACGGCGCTCAAGCGCTTCTTCGGCGCGGCCGGCCAGATATCGCTTCCGGTCGACGCGCAGAAAGGCGACCGCCTGATCGTCATCGGCGCGGACGCGAGTTTCATCTCGCAGAGCGGGCGCGTTCTTCGCGGACGCGATCTCGCGCTCGACGGCGCCGGCGAAGCCATCCTCGATTACAAGCCCGGTCTCATCGCGGCCTGGATCGAAAGGGCCGGCGCCGCGCCTTGGCCGCTTCCCGCAGCGCGCGCGATCGACCTGCCGCAACGCATCACGCTCGACGGTCGCGCCATGCGCTTGGCGATCAAGCGCGACGCGCCCGCGATGTTCACCGCCTCACACGGCGCCCCGGCGCTGATTTCCTTCACGCAGAACGGCAAGCGCGAAACTTTCGCCTTCCCCGCGGGCGTCGAATTCCGTCACTATGTGGCGGCGGGCGACGCTATCCTCGACATCTATGCGCCGCACGATGGCGCGCTCTCGGGCGCGCTCGACCTCGCCGCGCAGAAGGTGATCGAGGCGCATGAGGGCGTCAACGACGCGATCGCCGTGGCGCCCGGCGCCAGCGCGCTTTTCTTCTTCGAAACGAAACGCGACGCCGACGTCGGCATTGGCATCCGCGCCGAGCCCGACCGCGTGAGCGCGCGGCTTCTCGACGCGAGCGGCAAAACGCTTTCCGAAGGGGTGAGCCAAATCATAAAGCTCGCGCCCGGCCGCTATTTCGTCGAAGCGCGCGTCCCTCCCGACGCCAGCGCGACGACCATTCGCGCTGCAATCGTCGGCCTGGCCCCCCCGCCCGCAACGCCGCCGGAAGAAGCCGTCGCCGACCTCCTCGACAAGGCCGGCATGAGGAAGACCAAATGAGTCGGCCGAACACTTGGACCGCGAGCACCGGGGGCCTGTCATTCCCGGCGGGCCAAAGGCCCGACCGGCAATCCAGAGCCACAGTAGCGCATTTGCGCTGGATTCCCGATCGCTCGCTCCGCGGACGTCGGGAATGACAGCCCCCCAAACAAACGAATTTTTGCATGATTGAGCCAATGAAAGTCGCAGCGATGAAAAAGACTCTTGCTCTCTGCATTTTGGCGGCGGTCTCTTTCGCAGCGCCGCTGCGCGCCGAAGCGCCGCCGGTTTTCGACCACGCGCAACGCGCCGACGGCGCCCGCATCACGCCCGACCGTTTCCTGCGCGCCTATGATCCGCTGACGATCTTCTTCCCCGGCGACGTCGGCCCCAAAGCCGGCGGCCCCGAGGACTCAGCCGCGAAATACGCTTCCATTACGCCGCAGCCTGCCGGCGAATGGCGCTGGATCGGGCCCCGCGCATTGCAGTTCCGGCCGGCCGAGCCCTGGAAGCCGCTGTCGCGCGTCACTGTGAAGAGCGGCGGCGCCGAGCAGAAACTCGTCGCATTGCTGCCAACGCCCGTTTCCACCACGCCATCGGCAAACGATGATCCGACGCCCGAATTGACGCAGATCGCGCTCACTTTCGCGCAACCCGTCGATGTCGCAGCGCTCGCGCGGCTCATGACGGTCGAGCTGCGTCCAGCGCCGGGCGTCTCGGCGCAGGGCGGACAAATCCTGAGCCCCTCTGCCTATGATATTCGCCCGCTCGAGCGCGCTGGCGGCGCCGCCGAACAGACCTATGTGCTGCGGCTGCGCGACAGCATCAATGATGGCCGCGTTGCGATTCTGCGCCTCAAGCTGTCGGACGAGCCCGGACTCGATGACGAAATCTACGAGCTGCGCATCCGCACCGCCCTGCCCTTCGCCGTGACGGAAACCACCTGCGGGCGCGGCTGGAGCGACGACAAACTCGGCGGCGTGCTGCGCTGTGCGGCGAATGGCGATGCGCCGGCGCCTGAGAGCGGCGACGCGGAAGGCGGCGACGCCGCATCGACCTATAATCCCACAGCCAAGCGCCGCCTCACCTTGAGCCTCAACGCCGAGCCGGAGACGCTCGACATTTTGCGCGCGCGCGACGCCTTGCGCATCACGCCGCCGGTCGACGATCTCGCTGTCGAGTCCGACTCGAGCCATCTCAAGATCACCGGCAAGTTTCTCTCCGACAAAGTGTATGAGCTGTCGATCGCGCCCGGCGCGCTCAAGGACAAGCGCGGCCGGCCGCTCGCGGCGCCGTTCACGCAGCGCTTCGCCTTCACGCGCGACAATCCGGCTTTGCAATGGGACGCGGGCTATGGCGTCGTCGAGCGTTTTGGCGCGCAACTTTTGCCCTTGCGCGGCCGCAGCTATGACCGCGCCGATATCCGCATCCACGCCATTGATCCGCTCGCGCGCGACTTCTGGCCCTTCCCTGAGCATGGCGTGGAGACCGTCGACGCCGACGCGCCGCCGCTCCCAGGCAATGAGCCGGCGCGCTGGAGCGAGAGCGGCAATATCGAAGCCGAGGCCATCAAGGAGCGCATCAAAATGCTCGGCTCGCCGGCGGTCTCGCGACTTGTCGATCTGCCGATCAAGCGCAATGGCGCCGATGCCAAATTCGGCGTCGATCTGAAAGACGACTTCGCGCGTATCGCTGGCCGCGAGCAGCCGGGAACCTATCTCGTCGGGCTTCGCGCCGTCGATGAAGACAAGCGCAAATGGCTGCGCGTGCAGGTGACGGATCTTTCGCTCTCCGCCATAGAGGAGCCCGCGCGCGTGCGCTTCGCCGTGACGTCGCTCGCGACCGCTCAGCCCGTGAGCGGCGCGCAGATCCGCGTCGAGGGCGTCAAGGACGATAAATTCTTAACGCTCGCGAACGGCGTAACGGATGCGAACGGTTTCTTCTCCTGGACGCCGATCAAGCGCGGCGATGGGGAGTTACGCCGCGTGGTGGTGAGCAAAGGGCTCGACACGCTGGTGATCGACCCCGACAGCGCGCCCTCGGAATATTCCAGGGAGTTGTGGTCGAAGCCCGAGGCGCAATGGCTCTCCTGGGTTTCCGAAACGGATTCGCAGCGCGCTGAAAAGCCGCGCACGCTTTGCCATGTGTTTTCCGAGCGGCCGATCTATCGCCCCGAGGAGCCCGCCCATATCAAGGGCTTTGTGCGCAGCTATGTCGGGGGCGCGTTGAAGCTCACGAAAACCGGTGGCACGCTCGTCGTGACGGCGCCAAACAATCAGGAATGGCGCGTGCCCGTGAAGCTCGACGCGAGCGGGAGCTTCTACCACAAATTCGACGCGCAGACGCCGGCGACCGGCGATTATTCGGTGAAGTTCGAACCCGATGCGCCGAAAGCCAAGAAGCCCGAGAAGAGCGAAGACGCGGACGCCACCGAGGGTGAAACGGCGGAAGTCGCACAGGATACCTCCTGCGGCCAATTCACTTTCAAGAAGGAAGCCTATCGCCTGCCGACCTTCGAGGTCGTGCTCAACGCGCCGCAGACCGTCGCGCTCGACGGAACCTTCGACGTCGACCTCCTCGCCCGCTATTTCGCCGGCGGCCTCGCGGCGGATCGGCCCATCAAATGGCGCGCCGCGCAATTCCCGCATGTGTTCACGCC
This window encodes:
- a CDS encoding SH3 domain-containing protein, with product MRRFICTLFFVFALAAPLGAASAEALTLHDPVDLRTRPGAKRPIALTVPAGGEIIILGDGDKWVPVAFEGRRFYAPYAQLVAASPSDQPAADPTCDYGYPYSGSNYFFTRPLAQLRHSEPLGALLGYHRFYPC